CGTTCTAGAGTGGGTATTTACCCTAGAGAATCCTCCTCTTATTTTGCTCGTAGGATTGATTATGACGACGATGGCAGGGCTCTCGTCTGTGCAGCGAACCCGTCGTCGATTTCAGGGAATTTATTTCAACAGCATTTTATCCATTCTAGTATCCACAGCCTTGATCACCGGCGTCACCATCACCGGCATCATTCACGTTGATCCTTGGTATGATCCCCAGTATCTTATTCCTCTACTAGGCATGATTTTAGGCAACGCTCTCACCGGAATTACCTTGGCGATCGATCGCTTTATGGACGATCTAACCACTGGGCGCGATCGCATTGAAGCCATGTTGGCCCTAGGTGCCACCCGTTGGGAAGCAGCCCATGACAGCATTCGTGTGGCTCTACGGACAGGTATGACTCCCA
The Leptolyngbya sp. CCY15150 genome window above contains:
- the fetB gene encoding iron export ABC transporter permease subunit FetB: MNETYLAIGNVQLILATSLLLINIIISVVLQLGLGKQLWIAGIRAVVQLLLIGYVLEWVFTLENPPLILLVGLIMTTMAGLSSVQRTRRRFQGIYFNSILSILVSTALITGVTITGIIHVDPWYDPQYLIPLLGMILGNALTGITLAIDRFMDDLTTGRDRIEAMLALGATRWEAAHDSIRVALRTGMTPTINSMMVMGIVSLPGMMTGQILAGARPTDAVRYQIIILFAIAAATALASIGGILLAFLQLFSPVHQLRLDRLRRLP